In Hemicordylus capensis ecotype Gifberg chromosome 8, rHemCap1.1.pri, whole genome shotgun sequence, the DNA window GTGCGGATATTCCAGTGCAGAAACCACTCGGCTCTGCATCCTGCAAACTGTCTCCTGTTATATTCCCTCAAAATCACAGATGGCATAGAGTGCCTTCTCAGTTCAGCACACTTGAAGGGCAGCGGCCAGCCGtgtttctctctaatttttccccatctgtgtgcagaatgagttttgttctgggcggcagtctcAAAGCAGTGAGTGGGACCTTcagggtgggaccttcctgattcaacttgagcaggatctaaacttaacggagcagacatcaaaaaaacgtgtgcgcatgtgcaccccTTAGGGAACACTGGTGGCCCAGCACCTTACAAATCCACTTTCCAGCTCACCAGAGCTCTCTGGTGAGCAggacccccagccccacacagatctcatccccagaggtctcatttccactgcccttTTGGACGAGGGAAGAAATAGCAGGAGGCCTTCCAGAGCATTTGAGGGGGCTCCCGCCATTTGTTACTCTaaagcatgtgcatgtgtgcacactcacacattttctgatgtccgctcggctaattttagatcccactgaaTCCGGAAGGTCCCACctggcacacacactgccttgagactgcggcacagaacaaatctaattctgtATACAGATGAAAAACAGTCGGAGAACCCTACTTACCCTCTCCATCTCCccgtgcaaatgacagaagaccgcttctctcctaagccctctggcCGAGTGTCAGGAAAGGATTGGAGAGGAGTGGTGGCAAGCACAAAttatggctggctagtgagcaaTGCCTAAATGCATTGAGCCTTCCAGATATCAGGTCTACTATTTCACTGGCCTCTGAGTTTTCACTATTCCTTTAACGGCAGAAAtgtggaggagcaggtgagagtaTCTGGTCCCTGGATGTATAGACTTGCTTTGGTTGGTGTTTGTGGAGTTGCTCCTTGTCTGATCAAAGCAAACAATACCCTCCAACAGTGACTAGGGTCATGCTATCTTTTCTAGGAGAGTTTTCTTGTTTCCTGCATTTGGTTGGGAGTGAGTTACAGTCCAGTGCAATGCAGGAACAACGTAGGAACTTCCTGTCCTCCAGTGAGTCAGaattttggtccatctagcgcagaaTTGTCTGTACAGACTTTAACTATGCAGTAATTGCCTGGGAACGACAAAAAAAGACCCCTGAGTCACACATTGCCCAACTCCTTTGGCAAGCTGTTATTCTTGGGGTAGAGATTTGTCTCCGTGATGGATAATGAAGTAGTTTGTTTAGATTCGGGGATAAGTGACAAAGTTCTCTCCCCAAAACAGTAGCTGTTATAAGGTCCCTATTCTTCTTGGTGcgtgttttgtttcatttttgatTGGCTTTGTTGGTGCCTAAAACCTAGTGGGTGTGGTAATCATTTTGCTTTTTTCTTGTTGCGGTTGCAGGTAGATGACATAATGCAGCGAGAGTTGCCTTGGAACATAATTTGGGGTAAGGGGGAACAGAACTATTTCTCTGTCCTCTTCTCTGGCCCACCTTGCAAAGGAAGATAGATGTGGATGGTTCTCAGTGAAATTTGCTCTTGACATGGCAGGTTAGTAAGCACATtcatgtgtgtgtgattttatttcACTTTTGTCCCAGTCCTACAGAAGTAGAACCTGCATTTCTGTACTAGACCTTCAGAACCCTTGGCTATGGTAGCTTAGGAGACATTTCAGAACCTGAGCATCCAGAATTCTCCCGGATATGAGCATCTAATAATGTTTCTCTAATGATAAACGTGGGCTGGTTATTGCCTCTTTGCCTACCTTGTTAGCTTCTGGAACCATCTGACTGGCTGCTGGAAATAATAGGATGTCAtatactgttccctctaaggcatgcgcacgtgcgcacactcacaagtttttggatgtccgctcagttcattttcgatcctgctcaggttgaatcatgaaggccccattctgaaggcacatgcacacacactgccttgatactgccgcccagaacaaaactcattccgcacagacatgaaaaaaaattagagggaccactgatgccATGTGTTTACTTGTTTCATTTaagaaatttaggaacataggaagctgccttatactgagtcttggtccatctagctcagtgttgtctatactgactggcagcagagtttcagatgggtatttctcagccctacctggagatgctgccagggattgaacctgggaccttctgcatacaaaggagatgctctgctactgagctatgactccaATTTGTACTCCGCTTTAGCACAAAGGTGGCTCCCGATACAGTAAGccccttaaaatatttataccattAATATTTATAGatgataaaaacaaaaatccacaAATACTGCAGCTGATAAAAATGGCTACTATCAAGTGGGTCTAATTCCAGAGggtaattatgtgttgtgtgaaaaagtacttccttttgtcagtcctaaagttcttggcaatcagtttcatgagatgacccctggacctggttctagtgttatgtgagagggagaacaatttctccctatccactttctctacaccatgcttgattttatagacctctatcatgtctcccctcagtagtcttttttttctaaactaaagagccccagatgctttagccttgcctcataaggaaggtgcttcaagcccctgatcatcttggttgccctcttcagcaccttttccagttctacaatgtccttcttaaggtatggtgaccagaactgcacgcagtactccaaaatgtggccgcaccatagttttgtataaaggcattataatattagcagttttattttcagttataTACCTGCTTCTGTATTGATGACTTTGCAGGGTGGTTCCGAGGATTCCTGATGAAGCCCAAGAAAAGTGCAAAGGCTTCAGAGAGTGGCttgagcagggcttctcaatATTCACCTTCTCCTCGTGCAGTCAGAAGCTCGAACTCATCTGCAGGCTGTAGTTCAAAGGACAGCTCCGGACAGGTGCCTTCTGCTCCTTTGGTCTGCAGCTCCGACAGCGCCCGCTGGAGCAAACCGTATGACGTGTGCATCTGTCACAACAAGGACGACCTTGAACTTGTGGAGGAGCTGCTCTCCTACATGGAGGGCCAGCCTGAGCACTTCCGTTGCTTTCTCCAGCTGCGGGACTCGATTCCAGGGAGAGCTATTGTCACAGAACTGTGCGACGCCGTCCAAAACAGCCACTGCTGGGTGCTGCTGATCACGCCCAACTTCCTCGAGGATCCCTGGTGCCGGTACCAAATGCATCATGCCTTGATGGAGGCGCCCATGGCCAATGGACGCATCATCCCTGTGCTGAAGGACATTGAGCGCAGAGATTATCCCCGAGAGCTCAGATGCCTCTATTACATCACCTTTACTCTCCAGGAGAACAGCTTCCGGCAGATCAAAGAGGCAATGATACGGTGTAAGTAACAGAGAAAGATACTTAGGGGGATATTATTTCCCCAGGGATTAACATTTTCTGAGGGCCTTGGGTCCAAAGGAAATAGGAAATATTCCTGGGATCACCAGTATAAATTGCTTGTAATTGtagcccctgctaattgagcaaagaggcaccatctAAAtgggtgattctcttgtatttagcaaggggagccCAACTGGCTCTTTCACTGCACATGTTCATAAGTTCTCTAACTGTATATGCAATGTCTCATAAATTACTAGCCTGATTTTACAGAATTACTAGGCTAAGAACACACATGTGCCTCAGATACCACTAAATAAAGGGAGCACTGTAGAATTGGGGTAGTAATGAACACCTCAGCAAGGCTTCTGCATCTCTGAATCCTCTCTCTCTGATCCGCCTTTGGCTGTCAAAGAAGCAACTTGAATGCCGCTCTAAATTCTACCCTCACTGATGGTTATAAAACTTGGTTGTGCACGAGCCTtggaattatgcatggagtggagagggtagacagagtgaaatttctctctctcacacacacacaacagtagaaccaggggtcaccccatgaaactgaaggttgggaaatttaggaccaacaagaggaagtacttttccacagtgcataattaatctatggaattctttgccatgggatgtggtgatggccaccaggttggatggctttaaagggggcttagacagattcatggaggacaggtctatcagtggctactagtctggtggctgtgggccacctccagcttcagaggcacaatgcctctcaatacgagttgcaggggagcaacagcaggcaagagggcatgcacatacctcttgcctgtgggctccccagaggcatctggtgggccactgtgtggaacaggatgcaggactagataggccttgggcaatTCAGCAAAAGTGTTCTTGACTGTAGAAAGGAGCATCGTATTTTGCAAAATGTGGCTCCTGCTAACGAGGGACTTGCAAGAATGTGCAGTGTGACAGTTTTGACTTTGGAGAGGTGGTTTTCAAGTGGGCAGCTAGAAAAGCCTTTGTGTAAAATAATGGTACTTCCATTACtgttgaagagagctggtcttgtggtagcaagcatgacttgtccccctagctaagcagggtctgccctggttgcatctgaatgggagacttgatgtgtgagcactgcaagatattcccctcaggggatgaagccgctctgggaagagcagaaggtttcaagttccctccctggcttctccatgatagggctgagagagattcctgcctgcaaccttggagaagccgctgccagtctgtgaagacaatactgagctagatagatcaatggtctgactcagtacatggcagtttcctatgaacaTTTGtacagaggcagcagtgggagagAAGAGCTGTATGTGAAGAACACAAGTTATATGGTTGCACCTAGATAACTTAGTCTAGAGCAGGTAAGGAAGGTTTTACGAGGAATGGTGTGGAAAGGTAGCTATGGAGTCAGCAAGAACCAACCTTCAAGAGAAAGCCTTGTAGGCAGCAATTGTTTTGCGTGGCAACGATGGAACACAATGGCTGCTTAAAAGGACTAGGAGCGAAATGTTCTGAACTGTTGGGAGAAGATGTAATAAGCTTATGTCCGAGTCCTGAATAACAGCCTAGTTGAAAGTTTCTAACTCTGTTCTTTCTCAATATTTCAGATTTCCAGGACCTCTGTCAGAATGCAAGCAGTAGAAACTAACTGGAGTCTGGCAGGAGAAAAAGTACATCTAGCAAAAGGGAAGGCAGGCGTGAAGGGACTGTCTTTGTGCACGTGGAATGCATGTTACAATACAACGTAGTGCTTTGACAGAATCTAAGTTCCTCCAGCTATACCCCTGTGGGCTGTTTCCCAACTAAGACGGCTGCCCAATTTGTCTGCACATTTGTATCATCAATAGTGGAAGAGTGTGAACACTGATAGAACCTATGCCAGGGACTTTCAGCCAGGGGTATGCAAACCTGTGGGGGTACTTTAAAGCTTGGGGAGGGCATGCGGAGCACAGGGCGTAAGAGGAGGGCACAGGTGGCACGTGCCCTGGGGCCCCTTATTCCTAGTGGggcccagtggtccctctaacaaggattcccagatgttgttgactacaactcccataatccccaagcaaaggctattgcatctggggatgctgtgagttatagtcatcaacatctgggaatccctgctagagggaacactggtccctcgCCCCCGCCTGCCTCCTTCCAAATGgggtactcatgagtaacttactcTGTTGAGCCAGTGACTAATAACCTGCCTTATAACTATAACGTGTGTGTGGGTGAATGAATGTGTATAGgatacctgagctgaagctttgagacAGAAGGGGGTAACACctgtttaaaaagctggaaaacccTTAACCGATGCCATTGACTGTTAATGCCACAAAAGCTGCTGTGCTAGAACAGGAGCACTTCTAAAACGACAGACCGAGTGCTATATTTGGAATGTGGGCCTTACGCATAATGCTTTGGTTTCATGTTCCTTTCCTTCTTGCTGCCTTATGTTGAGACCAGACTACCTCATTATGCTTCTGTCCGGGATCCTGACTGTTTCTTCTAGCCATCCTCTCGGGGTGGTGCAAGGTATTGCAGCCCCTGAGGCCAGGCACCCCAAGCTGCCTTGCCTTATGCCCCTGTGGGGGCCAGCCTTCTTTGAAAACCAACCCTTCAAGCTttgaaaaggggggtgggggtgggaaagattgtcagcagcctcctcttctatCCTGGCAAgttttgcaaagagtgtgagaagtgctccttgcaaggccaggttggtcccaaagagctcctttgatggcggtggcagcagcggggagCATCCTGtcaccctgctgccaccccaataatctgccacctaagGTTGCTCTCTCATCTCACCTCATGAAAAGGCCACCCCTGCAGCCTCTTCTCAGTTTTCACATGCTGATTTGGATTTAAACATACGTTTTTCTCCTCATTTGTCCCTTCCTCACCACTTCCAACTGTATAACTTTGATCAAAGATTTTCTGTTAGTATTATACAACAATgagtaactggggggggggggcaacctacTAGTTAATGGCCCAATCAAGTATTAATTGCACCTCACTTTGGTAATCAACATGATTGAAAAGTGGAGGCAATATACCCTAAATAGATAAATAACCTGCCACTGACTTTAGCCTGTGGTCAGTGTCTCATAATAGCACACTTcactgagctcagtgggacttattcctAAGTAAGTGTGCAACAGATTGCAACCTTAAAAGATTGCCTGGATGTTAAGCTTACCATTTTGCAGAATAGTACCTCAAGAAGAAAAGACAATGGCAGATTTTTCATCTGTTCTGAGTTTTGTAATGTTGTGTAACAagatccccctttttaaaaaaaagtacttTAACATCTTTCTAAAAAGAATAAagtggcatttaaaaaaacaacaaaactgtTTAAATTTGTTGTTTCCTGCTCCATTGAGTAATAATGTCCTGCCCAAAGGGCTAAACGAGAGGTTTTGAGGGAAATACAGGGCTCCTATCCAACTCTTTGGAGCTCTATGGATATTTGCAGATAAGAGTTGGAGGATGGAAGGGACATCCTTTTAGCTCTTCTCCTGCAAATGTCACTCTCCCAGCCATGCTTTGAAAAAAGGCATGAGCCAGATTGGGGAGAACTGCCTAggacccccagctacaatggccaagaGATGAGAGAGTTGTAATCCATCAACTGGGATTGTTGGGAATCCCAACATTGGGAACCCGTACCTTAGAGGAAGCATTGCAGGGGAGAAGTGGTGGGTTCAAGAGCAGCTGGGCACCTCCTGCCCCTGCCATCCACACGAGCCAGATTCCCCCCCGCTCCCTTATACGCCATCATGCTCTTGGTTTTCCCTATTGATAAATCTGGACATGTTTATATTTCCATATGATAAATAATGTCTACTTTGGCCCTGAGATAAGGAGGCAGAGATTCTAGGTAGGGTGGCATGCCAATAGTCCTGTTTGGTTCCCCTGACTGCAGTTCTAACCACAGTCACTAGTCTAGGGTATCCCTGCTGAAATGGGAGGGATTGTATTTCTAAATAAACATACTTTGATCAGACTGTTAGTTTCTTTTGTTGTGGTTTTTGCTGATACTCTGCATTCATGTAATTTGTCTTAACAAGGATTACAAAACCATAACAGTTTTAGTTCCTGATTGATTTCCTTGGGTCAAGGACTTCATACAAAGTGCTGAGTAATAACGCAATACTAGAAACCTCACTACAATATGTGATCTTTGAAAAGTCACACCTGAAGCCTGTGAACAAACAGCTATGTGGCATTCGCTCTGAAATATTTCCAGTATAGCTTCTGGCCAGTGAAAACAGTCCagctttctctcctcttcctaaGCAGCCTTGACAGAATGCAGTGTGAACTCCAGTGCTGTTGGCATCTCTCCCAAACGCTTAttttggcaactttttaaaaaataaccaaagCAATATTTACGAAGGAACTTGTACCCTAAATATCAGCGGTCCTCTGCTGTTTTACCTTTTCTATTCTCATGCTCACCAATAGCCCATGTATCTTTTTATTTCTAAAAACAAGTTGTCCTGCTCAGATACGGAGCAAAAGAGCTTGTTTTGGTTTTCTCAAGAAAAAAAGGCGTTGCAACAAAAGGGAGGTTTACATTTATTTTAGCTTGTGCACTTCCACCCATCTCCCCCAAAGCGTAGTCTTGTGGCTCCGCTGCAGTTACACGCATGCGCACATTCTCCCGACAATTCCCTTGCTTATAGCGACCTCCAGCCAGCAGAGGGCGAACCTCAGGAGACATCCACGCGCGCCACTCGCTGGTAAAGGCGCGAGGCTTTGAAGGCGCATGCGCGCGGTTTTCCCTCTCCTGTCTGCCCTCACACAAAGCGATGGCGGAACCTCTCAGCGTCAAGAGGAAGCAtgaggagaaagaggaaaagaatGGGGCGGCCGGAGGCTTCCTTTTGTCCGAAGTTTCCTTGCGGAGAGTGCTGAGAGAGTCTGCGCGGGACAAGACCATCTTCCTCCACGGCCAGGTATTGGCTCCTGCCTGGGTTATTGGGAGCCGGCACGGACCAATCAGAATCCAGGGAGGCGTGGCTATCATAACGTCATCATGTGGCCCCGCCTCCGTGAGAGGAATCcctcccacttctcagagaatgGAGGGAGGGATAAATATGAATGGAGAGAGAAGAGGTTTGTGTGCTGGGGCAGGTGTGACAGTTTATTTAAGACCTGTTCCTTTTTCACATATGTATCCTGACACAACCTGATTTAAAAACGAATTGGgctaactctttttttttttttttggcaagctTTTTGCCCACACAAGGCTCTTCTTCCcctgcagcagggattcgaaccagcaacctcttgctcgctaggcaggtCACTtcccgctgtgctattaggtggctgctCAGTCTAGTAAAGTAAAGCGTGCTGTTGACTcgtggcggccacagagccctgtggttgtctttggtagaatacaggcgtggtttaccattgcctcttcccacttaGTATGAGATGCGGCTtgcctacttatgggtgccaaaaaCTATGATAGGATGACAActctcctgcagtcactgcactggttacccattcgcttccgaattcaattcaaagtcctggttcttaccttcaaaaccttgcggggtttggcacctgtttacctacagaatcgtctctcccatccagttacatcccgtcctgttagatcatttcagatggcccttttgacGGTCCCTTATTTTCaagaggttcggagttctaggacccgcgaaagggcttTTTCAGGTGCTGCCCTGCTTCTTTGGAATAAAACACAATACAGCAGCATTAATTTCAACCCTTATTATTCTTTATTCAACCCTTTGCAGGGTTGGTGGCAGCAAATTGGATGCTAGAGTTTTGTGTGTGTCCTTGAAGctggaatggggtgtgtgtgtgtgtgtgtatacacacacacattcacaaatGAGTAAATCCAAACAGCGTTCCATACAAGTATTATCTGGTTCCCGGAAGGATGCAGCTAATCAAAATGAATATGCATAAGTATGTTGTTGATTAACGTAACAGAAATGATGCTTAAGGGCAAGACATTTTGGCTTCCGCCTTTTTGCACTGTTACTGTATCTTTCTAATAACATCAGAGCTGCTGAAAAAGGCAGAAGCCTAAATGGATTGTTGATTAACGTAATGGAAATATAACTGTGTAAGGAAAAGATGTGCCAGCCTTGTCGCTTCAAaagtagattttatttatttcatgaaaCTTTGGCTAGAGACTCCATAAGCATAGCTAAGTACTGCTGGTATCATTAAGCACCACTGGTTTTATGTAGTCACATTTCAAAACTGATTCTAGTTACTACCATCATGGGTGATAAGTTACAACTGAAATTGGAACAATTATAGCTGTGTTTGATAATGTTACTTCTCTTTGATTGTGGGCACTTATCCCTGCACTAATGAGAGGGAATCCTCATCTGCTGTGGTCCCTGCAAAAATGCCGTGcgtctctttctcctttccagaTCTTCATTATTTCCCAACCATTTGCAAGAGGG includes these proteins:
- the TIRAP gene encoding toll/interleukin-1 receptor domain-containing adapter protein; protein product: MAGWFRGFLMKPKKSAKASESGLSRASQYSPSPRAVRSSNSSAGCSSKDSSGQVPSAPLVCSSDSARWSKPYDVCICHNKDDLELVEELLSYMEGQPEHFRCFLQLRDSIPGRAIVTELCDAVQNSHCWVLLITPNFLEDPWCRYQMHHALMEAPMANGRIIPVLKDIERRDYPRELRCLYYITFTLQENSFRQIKEAMIRYFQDLCQNASSRN